In one Mucilaginibacter ginsenosidivorax genomic region, the following are encoded:
- a CDS encoding gluconate 2-dehydrogenase subunit 3 family protein — protein sequence MNRRDSLKALGFTTLSAGLILEACKPGAPKTEETAPAATGAEAGRQPFEVERDKKLNGDKFFTAAEMATITVLGDIIIPKDEKSGSASDAKVPDFIEFIVKDIPDHQTPMRGGLRWLDLQCLNRFGKVFTDCSHAQQIELVDMIAYPAKAKPEMAQGVAFFNRMRDLTASGFYTTKMGIDDIGFAGNNPNKWTGVPDDVLKHYNMQDVKAGV from the coding sequence ATGAACAGACGTGATTCCCTTAAAGCATTAGGCTTTACCACACTTTCGGCAGGATTAATACTGGAAGCTTGTAAACCTGGTGCCCCAAAAACAGAAGAAACAGCCCCTGCGGCTACAGGAGCAGAGGCCGGCCGCCAGCCTTTTGAGGTTGAGCGCGATAAAAAGCTGAATGGCGATAAATTTTTTACAGCGGCAGAAATGGCTACCATTACCGTTTTGGGAGATATTATTATCCCAAAAGACGAAAAATCGGGCAGCGCATCAGATGCCAAAGTGCCTGATTTTATCGAGTTTATTGTGAAGGATATTCCCGATCATCAAACCCCTATGCGTGGCGGTTTGCGCTGGTTAGATTTGCAATGCCTTAACCGTTTTGGCAAGGTATTTACCGACTGTAGCCATGCACAGCAGATAGAGCTGGTAGATATGATAGCCTACCCCGCCAAAGCCAAACCAGAAATGGCCCAGGGTGTAGCCTTTTTTAACCGTATGCGCGATTTAACCGCATCGGGTTTTTATACTACCAAAATGGGTATTGATGATATTGGTTTTGCCGGCAACAACCCTAACAAATGGACCGGTGTACCTGATGATGTTCTAAAACACTACAATATGCAGGATGTAAAAGCCGGCGTATAA
- a CDS encoding YdcF family protein, producing MKKFLLILFVSLCSPHVNAQNASQQYRLIGKNYTEIKNYYLLNLLQNYAPATKLIGSDAILARMAQAKLKNIQDSLKANKGFRSIIQPLKFSEQEIKTAGDRLFALYKPNNALGLLVKSHLIPSGCYIKYDSLAPAAMLVKAWEQDALAINHTIEVYAEGKKPNFPDVDSINFNVYRNTYPRLIADGATAIVKKCSSTKLFYLPSLNYALHSLDINGRNDAANDEPLEQKANKAAYNRLKTINWKKYRYTLILVPGEGPDKPGVSISKGSIERCKIAALKFAQGLTPFIMVSGGRVHPFKTRFAEAEEMKKYLVNQLKIPENGIFIEPQARHTTTNLRNCARLIFRYGMPFNKPFITSTNKIQSYYISYMDKRCVADLGYVPYSLGRRLSNTEQEFYPNIASLQINPLEPLDP from the coding sequence ATGAAGAAATTTCTGCTAATCCTTTTTGTAAGCCTTTGCTCCCCGCATGTTAATGCCCAAAATGCCAGCCAGCAATACCGGCTGATTGGGAAAAACTATACCGAGATCAAAAATTACTACCTGTTAAACCTGCTCCAAAACTATGCACCGGCCACTAAGCTTATTGGCAGCGATGCTATTTTGGCACGCATGGCACAGGCTAAGCTTAAAAATATACAGGATTCATTAAAGGCGAATAAGGGTTTTCGTAGCATTATACAACCGTTAAAATTTTCGGAGCAGGAAATAAAAACAGCCGGCGACAGGCTTTTTGCTTTATACAAACCTAATAATGCGTTGGGCCTGCTGGTTAAAAGCCATTTAATCCCTTCGGGCTGTTATATTAAATACGATTCGCTGGCGCCGGCCGCAATGCTGGTAAAAGCCTGGGAGCAGGATGCCCTGGCTATAAACCACACCATTGAGGTGTATGCCGAAGGTAAAAAGCCCAACTTCCCGGATGTGGATTCTATCAACTTTAATGTATACCGCAATACTTACCCCAGGTTAATTGCCGATGGGGCTACAGCCATTGTTAAAAAATGCAGCAGTACAAAGCTTTTTTATCTGCCATCGTTAAATTATGCCCTGCACAGTTTGGATATAAATGGCCGCAACGATGCCGCCAACGACGAACCTCTGGAGCAAAAGGCCAACAAAGCAGCTTACAACCGGCTAAAAACCATCAACTGGAAAAAATATCGATATACTTTGATCCTCGTGCCTGGTGAGGGACCCGATAAGCCAGGGGTATCCATAAGTAAGGGGAGTATTGAGCGCTGTAAAATAGCCGCCTTAAAATTTGCACAGGGTTTAACGCCGTTCATTATGGTGTCTGGTGGCAGGGTACACCCTTTTAAGACCCGGTTTGCCGAGGCCGAGGAAATGAAAAAGTACCTGGTTAATCAATTGAAAATTCCCGAAAATGGCATTTTTATCGAGCCCCAGGCACGCCATACTACCACCAACCTGCGCAATTGCGCACGGCTGATATTCAGGTACGGCATGCCTTTTAACAAGCCTTTTATCACATCGACCAATAAAATACAGAGCTATTATATCTCGTACATGGATAAGCGCTGCGTAGCCGACCTGGGCTACGTGCCATACTCCCTTGGAAGGCGATTATCAAATACCGAGCAGGAGTTTTACCCCAATATCGCATCGTTACAAATAAATCCGCTTGAGCCGCTGGATCCATAG
- a CDS encoding ABC transporter permease, whose product MFKNYIKIAWRNLIKNKAHTFINVTGLSVGMAVAVLIGLWIWNELSYDKYHDNYNRIVRVMQHQTFNGEVGTQNSIPLPLGYKLGEEYKSDFKYVVLSTWNFNHIIASGDKKLSYAGSYMQADAPNLLTLKMLKGTRSALKDQSSIILSASLAKAIFGNADPMFKAIKIDNQWNLKVTGVYEDLPHNTSFKELGFIAPWDQFMTHQPYLKQARVTWGNNSWQLFAQLQPNADLDRVSARIKNLKMEGLKLNNDKIGLTFKAAIFLHPMSKWHLYSEFKNGINTGGDIKFVWMFGLIGVFVLLLACINFMNLSTARSEKRAKEVGIRKTVGSLRSQLIGQFFMESMLITVFAFFLAVVLVQLILPWFNQVADKTVAIPWFNPLFWIMGIGFSIFTGIIAGSYPAFYLSSFQPVKVLKGTFKAGRFAALPRKILVVLQFTVSVTLIIGTVIVFRQVQYTKNRPVGYDRTGLIQVDMRTDEIHNHFDAVRNDLIQSGAIVDMSESDSPLTDIYSDNSGFKWRDKDPALQDDFGTIAVSAEFGKTALWKVVDGRDFAKNNLADSSAMVVNEAAVKFMHLKNPVGETLEWYKKFQIIGVVKDMVMSSPYEPIQPTVFYLTKNSGGMINIRINPKVSPHETLGKIETTWKQYAPGSPFEYKFTDEQYAQKFANEERVGKLAGFFTLLAIFISCMGLFGMASFMAEQRTKEIGVRKVLGASVFGLWRLMSVDFVVLVSISLLISIPTAYYFMHGWLQDYKYRADLSWWIFGATALGSIMITLLTVSYQSIKAALMNPVKSLRSE is encoded by the coding sequence ATGTTTAAGAATTATATCAAAATCGCCTGGCGAAACCTTATAAAAAATAAGGCGCATACTTTTATCAACGTTACCGGGTTATCGGTTGGTATGGCTGTTGCTGTGCTGATAGGCCTTTGGATCTGGAACGAGTTATCATACGATAAGTACCATGATAACTACAACCGAATTGTGCGGGTAATGCAGCACCAAACCTTTAACGGCGAGGTAGGCACACAAAACTCAATCCCCCTGCCATTAGGTTACAAACTGGGCGAAGAGTATAAAAGCGATTTTAAATATGTGGTGTTATCTACCTGGAACTTTAACCATATCATAGCCTCGGGTGATAAAAAACTATCCTACGCAGGCTCATACATGCAGGCCGACGCGCCTAACCTGCTTACCCTCAAAATGCTCAAGGGCACGCGATCGGCATTGAAAGATCAATCGTCTATCATCCTTTCGGCATCATTGGCCAAAGCCATTTTTGGCAACGCCGACCCCATGTTTAAGGCTATAAAAATAGATAACCAATGGAACCTGAAGGTAACAGGGGTGTACGAGGATTTACCTCACAATACCAGCTTTAAAGAACTGGGCTTTATTGCACCCTGGGATCAGTTTATGACCCATCAGCCTTACCTTAAACAGGCCCGTGTAACATGGGGTAACAACTCCTGGCAATTGTTTGCGCAGCTACAACCTAATGCCGATTTGGACCGGGTATCTGCCAGGATAAAAAACCTGAAAATGGAAGGTTTGAAGCTTAATAACGACAAAATTGGTTTAACGTTTAAAGCTGCCATCTTTCTACATCCCATGAGTAAATGGCACCTGTATTCTGAATTCAAAAATGGCATCAATACCGGCGGCGATATTAAGTTTGTTTGGATGTTTGGCCTTATCGGCGTATTTGTATTGCTGCTGGCTTGTATCAATTTCATGAACCTGAGCACCGCCCGTAGCGAGAAACGGGCCAAAGAAGTAGGCATCCGCAAAACAGTTGGTTCGCTGCGTAGCCAGCTAATCGGGCAGTTTTTTATGGAATCGATGTTGATAACCGTTTTCGCGTTCTTCCTGGCGGTGGTTTTGGTACAACTGATATTGCCGTGGTTTAACCAGGTTGCCGATAAAACCGTAGCGATACCGTGGTTTAATCCCTTGTTTTGGATTATGGGTATTGGCTTTAGCATTTTTACGGGTATTATAGCGGGTAGCTATCCGGCTTTTTACCTGTCATCATTCCAGCCGGTAAAAGTATTAAAGGGCACTTTCAAGGCAGGCCGTTTTGCTGCCCTGCCGCGTAAAATATTGGTGGTGCTACAGTTCACGGTTTCGGTTACCCTTATTATTGGTACCGTCATTGTTTTCAGGCAGGTACAGTATACCAAGAACCGCCCGGTAGGATATGACCGTACCGGGCTTATCCAGGTTGATATGCGTACCGACGAGATTCATAATCATTTTGATGCCGTACGGAACGACCTGATCCAATCGGGCGCTATTGTTGATATGTCTGAATCCGACAGTCCGCTAACGGATATATACTCTGATAACAGCGGCTTTAAATGGCGCGATAAAGATCCTGCCCTACAGGACGATTTCGGAACTATAGCCGTAAGCGCGGAATTTGGTAAAACCGCGCTATGGAAGGTAGTAGACGGCCGCGACTTTGCCAAAAACAACTTAGCCGATTCATCGGCAATGGTGGTAAACGAGGCAGCGGTTAAATTTATGCATTTGAAAAACCCGGTAGGCGAAACACTGGAATGGTATAAAAAATTCCAGATCATTGGTGTTGTAAAGGATATGGTGATGTCATCGCCTTACGAGCCAATACAGCCTACCGTTTTCTATCTTACAAAAAACAGCGGCGGGATGATTAACATCCGCATTAACCCTAAAGTAAGCCCGCATGAAACGCTGGGTAAAATAGAAACTACCTGGAAACAATATGCTCCCGGCAGCCCCTTTGAATATAAATTTACCGACGAACAGTACGCCCAAAAATTTGCCAACGAAGAGCGCGTAGGTAAACTGGCGGGTTTCTTTACCCTTTTGGCCATCTTTATCAGTTGTATGGGCTTATTTGGCATGGCATCCTTTATGGCCGAGCAGCGCACTAAAGAAATTGGCGTTCGCAAAGTATTGGGTGCATCGGTGTTTGGCCTGTGGCGCTTAATGTCGGTAGATTTTGTGGTACTGGTCTCCATATCCCTGCTTATATCTATACCAACCGCCTACTACTTTATGCACGGCTGGCTACAGGATTATAAATACCGCGCCGACCTTTCCTGGTGGATATTTGGCGCAACTGCATTAGGATCAATCATGATTACCCTGCTTACGGTAAGCTATCAAAGTATTAAGGCCGCGCTGATGAACCCGGTGAAAAGCCTGAGGTCGGAATAG
- a CDS encoding 3-keto-disaccharide hydrolase, with amino-acid sequence MKKILLSLMAVSALHFAASAQTKSLFDGKTTAGWHTYLKTDTKAWKVVDGALQLDPKAEDQGDLVTNDEYENYELTLEWNIEKGGNSGIIFGVHEDPKFGATYQTGIEMQVLDNKDAEDNKKANHLAGSLYDMKAPSADVAKAAGEWNKVKLRKKDGHLTFWLNGTKIVDVQMGSEEWKTLLANSKFKTWADFAAYPKGHIALQDHGHVVSFRKISIKQL; translated from the coding sequence ATGAAAAAGATCCTATTGAGCCTGATGGCTGTATCTGCCCTGCATTTTGCCGCATCGGCCCAAACTAAATCGTTATTTGACGGTAAAACAACAGCCGGCTGGCACACCTATTTAAAAACCGACACCAAAGCATGGAAAGTTGTTGACGGCGCCTTACAGCTTGATCCGAAAGCCGAAGACCAGGGCGACCTGGTTACTAACGACGAGTACGAAAATTACGAGTTAACACTGGAGTGGAATATTGAAAAAGGCGGCAACAGCGGAATAATTTTTGGTGTACATGAAGACCCTAAATTTGGCGCCACTTACCAAACCGGTATCGAAATGCAGGTTTTGGATAATAAAGATGCCGAAGACAATAAAAAAGCCAACCACCTTGCCGGTTCTCTATACGATATGAAAGCACCATCAGCCGATGTTGCAAAAGCTGCCGGCGAATGGAACAAAGTTAAATTACGCAAAAAAGACGGGCACCTTACCTTTTGGCTCAACGGCACCAAAATAGTTGATGTACAAATGGGCAGCGAGGAGTGGAAAACATTGCTTGCCAACAGCAAATTTAAAACCTGGGCCGATTTTGCCGCATATCCAAAAGGCCACATCGCTTTGCAGGATCATGGCCACGTGGTATCGTTCCGCAAAATATCAATTAAGCAACTATAA
- a CDS encoding DEAD/DEAH box helicase: protein MTFQDFNFNEQLFEGIESMGFTTPTPIQEMAIPAIMQGKDLIACAQTGTGKTGAYLLPTLNHITGTAKHQTSVLILAPTRELAQQIDQQVEGLAYFTGVSSIAVFGGGDGMAYEQQRRGIQNNVNIIIATPGRLIAHLTSGVLKLNHLTHLILDEADRMLDMGFSDDIMKIISYLPKTRQTLLFSATMPGRIRSLAKAILKDPEQINIAISQPAVGIDQQIYRMHDQQKTPLLQLILRDAAYTSTIIFASRKEIVKSLYKELKAAKINAMAFHSDLEQKEREEILLKFKNRQLPVIIGTDALSRGIDVEGIDLVVNYDVPGDPEDYIHRIGRTARAATTGTAITFVNHRDERKLKNIEQLMDRAIRVVGLPDELAAIQPAPQSAQSDDKRNPKRPNRRFNKNKPKPKNNG from the coding sequence GTGACTTTTCAGGATTTTAATTTCAACGAGCAATTATTTGAAGGCATAGAGAGTATGGGTTTTACCACCCCTACCCCCATACAGGAAATGGCCATCCCCGCAATTATGCAGGGAAAAGACCTTATTGCCTGCGCCCAAACCGGTACCGGTAAAACCGGCGCCTACTTATTGCCAACCCTTAATCATATTACCGGTACGGCCAAACACCAAACCAGCGTGCTTATTTTAGCGCCAACCCGCGAGCTTGCCCAACAGATAGACCAGCAGGTAGAAGGCCTGGCCTATTTTACCGGCGTTAGTTCTATAGCCGTATTTGGCGGTGGCGATGGTATGGCTTACGAGCAGCAACGCCGCGGCATCCAGAATAATGTAAACATTATTATTGCCACGCCGGGCCGCCTTATTGCGCACCTTACATCGGGCGTATTAAAGCTTAATCACTTAACCCACCTGATATTGGATGAGGCCGACCGCATGTTGGACATGGGCTTCAGCGACGATATCATGAAAATCATCAGCTACCTGCCTAAAACCAGGCAAACGCTGCTATTTTCGGCCACCATGCCGGGGCGCATCCGTTCATTAGCTAAGGCCATTTTGAAAGATCCGGAGCAAATCAATATTGCTATATCGCAGCCTGCGGTAGGTATCGATCAGCAGATCTACCGGATGCACGATCAGCAAAAAACGCCTTTACTGCAATTGATCCTGCGCGATGCCGCTTATACAAGCACTATCATTTTTGCATCCCGTAAGGAGATTGTAAAATCGTTATACAAAGAACTGAAAGCAGCCAAAATCAACGCCATGGCCTTCCACTCCGACCTGGAGCAAAAGGAGCGTGAAGAAATCCTGCTGAAATTTAAAAACAGGCAGTTGCCGGTTATTATTGGTACCGATGCGCTTTCGCGCGGTATTGATGTAGAGGGTATCGACCTGGTGGTTAACTACGATGTTCCGGGCGACCCGGAGGATTATATCCACCGCATAGGCCGTACTGCACGCGCCGCCACAACCGGCACGGCTATCACTTTTGTAAACCACCGAGACGAGCGTAAATTAAAAAATATTGAGCAACTGATGGATCGCGCTATCCGCGTAGTTGGTTTGCCCGATGAGTTAGCTGCTATACAACCTGCACCACAATCGGCCCAGTCTGACGATAAACGAAACCCCAAAAGGCCAAACAGGCGTTTTAACAAAAACAAACCTAAGCCTAAGAATAACGGTTAA
- a CDS encoding CBS domain-containing protein — MIKVSNILARKGGGAISIDAGTSVLEALELMAAKNIGSVVITEDGEYLGLLTERDYARKVILKGKSSHETLVREIMSTGLPRIVPENSIETCMHIMSESNIRYLPVFMADKLCGIISINDLVKETILSQQETIEQLRGYIHS; from the coding sequence ATGATAAAAGTTTCGAACATACTGGCCCGTAAGGGTGGCGGTGCTATCAGCATTGATGCAGGTACATCTGTTTTGGAAGCATTGGAACTAATGGCCGCCAAAAACATCGGCTCGGTAGTGATAACCGAAGACGGCGAATACCTTGGCCTGCTTACCGAGCGTGATTACGCCCGCAAGGTGATCCTGAAAGGCAAATCATCCCACGAAACACTGGTGCGCGAGATTATGAGCACCGGTCTGCCCCGCATCGTGCCCGAAAACTCCATAGAAACCTGTATGCATATCATGAGCGAAAGTAACATCCGCTACCTCCCCGTTTTTATGGCCGATAAACTTTGTGGTATCATTTCCATTAATGATTTGGTGAAGGAAACCATCCTAAGCCAACAGGAAACTATTGAGCAGCTGAGGGGGTATATACATTCCTGA
- a CDS encoding ABC transporter permease: protein MFRNYLKIAWRNIAKNKVHTFINVAGLSVGMAVAMLIGLWIWDELSFDKYHQNYDHVAQVMTTQTANGETGTFGSTVVPLSAELRTKYAGDFKLTALTWEGTHILAVGDKKISQNGMWAESDLPAILSLKMIKGGYASFKDPSSIVLSQSVAIALFGSADPINKVVRIDNKTDMKVAGVYQDLPYNTTFYPTKFMLPWSSPANWWNTQSSAWDNHGCHLFALMNEHADFAKVSAKIRNITKPHFKMNDEVMQIHPMAKWYLYSDFKNGKAVGGRIELVWLFGIIGTFVLLLACINFMNLSTARSEKRAKEVGIRKAIGSIRAQLVKQFLSESLMFAFLALVVTLVLVLVALPYFNNIADKQIAMPFINPWFWAAALSFTFFTGIIAGSYPAFYLSAFEPIKVLKGTFRVGRFASLPRKVLVVVQFTVSIVLIIGTIIVFRQIQFARNRPVGYTREGLITVDMNTPEIYGHYETMRNDLIQTGAVADMAESNSSTTQVWSNNGGFGWAGKAPGFDPTFGTIAVTYDYGKTVGWKIIEGRDFSRSFPTDTGAFILNESAVKLSGLKNPIGKTMHWAGKNHIVTGVVKDMVMESPYKPTVATVFHMNPGWVNVITLRVNPKVPMREALGKIEPVFKKYNPGSPFQFKFNDDEYARKFSDEQRIGNLATVFAVLAIFISCLGLFGLASFVAEQRIKEIGVRKVLGASVANLWRLLSTEFVVLVVISLLIAIPVAYYFMNGWLHQYQYRSPITWWIFALSGTGAIAITLITVSFQAIKAALMNPVKSLRSE, encoded by the coding sequence ATGTTTAGGAATTACCTCAAAATCGCGTGGCGAAACATCGCCAAAAACAAAGTGCATACATTTATTAATGTAGCAGGATTATCAGTTGGCATGGCGGTAGCTATGTTGATAGGCCTTTGGATATGGGATGAGTTATCGTTTGATAAGTATCATCAAAATTATGACCATGTGGCCCAGGTAATGACTACCCAAACGGCCAACGGCGAAACAGGCACATTCGGGTCGACCGTGGTGCCCCTCAGCGCCGAACTGCGTACCAAATATGCGGGCGATTTTAAGCTGACCGCACTTACCTGGGAGGGCACACATATATTAGCTGTTGGCGATAAAAAGATATCACAAAACGGCATGTGGGCCGAGTCCGATTTGCCCGCTATACTTTCGTTAAAAATGATAAAAGGGGGCTATGCCAGCTTTAAAGATCCTTCATCCATTGTATTATCACAATCTGTAGCAATAGCTCTGTTCGGCAGTGCCGACCCTATAAATAAGGTGGTACGCATTGATAACAAAACCGATATGAAGGTAGCCGGCGTTTACCAGGATTTGCCATATAATACCACCTTTTACCCTACTAAATTTATGTTACCCTGGAGCAGCCCCGCAAACTGGTGGAATACCCAAAGTTCTGCATGGGATAACCATGGCTGCCACCTATTTGCTTTGATGAATGAGCATGCCGATTTTGCCAAAGTATCGGCAAAGATCAGGAACATTACCAAGCCTCATTTTAAAATGAACGACGAGGTAATGCAAATACATCCCATGGCCAAATGGTACCTGTACAGCGATTTTAAAAACGGCAAAGCAGTTGGCGGCCGCATTGAGTTGGTGTGGCTGTTCGGCATCATTGGTACGTTTGTATTGCTGTTGGCATGTATCAATTTCATGAACCTGAGCACCGCCCGCAGCGAAAAACGCGCGAAAGAAGTGGGCATCCGCAAAGCGATAGGCTCTATCCGCGCGCAATTGGTGAAACAGTTTTTGAGCGAATCGCTGATGTTTGCATTTTTAGCTTTGGTGGTTACGCTTGTTTTGGTTTTAGTTGCTTTGCCCTATTTTAATAACATTGCCGATAAGCAAATTGCCATGCCTTTTATTAATCCCTGGTTTTGGGCAGCCGCTTTGAGCTTTACTTTTTTTACCGGAATTATAGCAGGAAGCTATCCGGCATTTTACCTATCGGCTTTTGAACCAATTAAGGTATTAAAAGGAACTTTTCGTGTTGGGCGTTTCGCTTCGCTGCCGCGTAAGGTTTTAGTGGTTGTACAGTTTACGGTATCTATTGTGCTCATTATTGGCACCATTATCGTTTTCAGGCAAATTCAGTTTGCGCGCAACAGGCCTGTTGGCTATACCCGCGAAGGCTTAATTACGGTTGATATGAACACCCCCGAAATTTATGGCCATTATGAAACCATGCGGAACGACCTGATCCAAACCGGCGCAGTAGCCGACATGGCCGAATCAAACAGTTCAACAACCCAGGTATGGTCAAACAACGGTGGTTTCGGCTGGGCTGGTAAAGCCCCCGGCTTCGATCCAACATTTGGTACAATAGCCGTAACTTATGATTACGGTAAAACCGTTGGATGGAAGATAATTGAAGGCCGCGATTTTTCAAGAAGTTTCCCTACGGATACCGGGGCGTTTATCTTAAATGAATCGGCAGTAAAACTAAGCGGACTTAAAAACCCTATTGGTAAAACCATGCATTGGGCAGGTAAAAACCATATTGTAACCGGTGTGGTGAAGGATATGGTGATGGAATCACCGTACAAACCTACCGTCGCTACCGTTTTTCATATGAACCCGGGCTGGGTTAACGTTATTACCTTGCGCGTAAACCCTAAAGTGCCTATGCGCGAAGCCCTGGGCAAAATTGAACCTGTGTTTAAAAAATACAATCCCGGCAGCCCATTTCAGTTTAAGTTTAATGATGATGAATACGCCCGCAAATTTAGCGACGAACAACGCATAGGCAACCTGGCTACCGTGTTTGCTGTGCTGGCTATCTTTATCAGCTGCCTTGGCTTGTTTGGCCTTGCATCATTTGTTGCCGAACAACGGATAAAGGAGATAGGGGTACGTAAAGTGCTTGGCGCATCGGTGGCAAACCTGTGGCGTTTATTATCAACCGAGTTTGTGGTGCTGGTAGTTATATCATTACTTATTGCAATCCCTGTGGCCTATTATTTTATGAACGGCTGGCTTCACCAATACCAGTACCGGTCGCCAATAACCTGGTGGATATTTGCATTATCGGGTACAGGGGCTATTGCCATTACATTAATTACCGTAAGTTTCCAGGCCATCAAAGCAGCACTGATGAACCCGGTAAAAAGCCTGCGCTCGGAATAG
- a CDS encoding GMC oxidoreductase, producing MSDLQIKKSSETYDVVIVGSGAGGGMAGYVLANAGIKVLMLEAGAYFDPQKDSAQLKWPWESPRRGAGTTRPFGDFDAAFGGWQIDGEPYTTKDKTEFFWFRSRMLGGRTNHWGRISLRMGPKDFQAKDGLTDDWPITYDDVKPYYDKVDRMIGIYGTKEGLENEPDGIYLPPPKPRLNELYIVKGAKKAGVTIIPGRGSVLTEALPGNKDRGACFFCGQCGRSCKVYGDFSASSCLVIPAVKTGNLKVITNAMVREVITNSEGLATGVSYVNREDLQEYQVNAKTVILGASAGESARILLNSKSAQHPGGLANSSGVVGHYLHDSTGSSAGGFLPELMDRKRYNEDGVGSVHIYSPWWLDNKKLDFPRGYHIEYGGGMHMPSYGFGSGIQNMNGAVPGRDGKMKDAGGYGASLKDDYRRFYGTQFGMAGRGTAIARYDNYCEIDPNVVDKYGIPVLRFHYKWADEEIKQAKHMQETFQEIMHNMGGAIYGPPQGPETNYGLEAPGKIIHEVGTIRMGNDPKKSALNKWCQAHDCKNLFVVDAAPFVQQGDKNATWTILAMSMRTAEYILQQRKALNV from the coding sequence ATGAGCGATCTACAAATTAAAAAATCATCTGAAACTTATGATGTAGTAATTGTTGGTTCGGGTGCAGGTGGCGGTATGGCTGGTTACGTATTGGCCAATGCCGGCATTAAAGTACTGATGCTGGAAGCCGGTGCCTACTTCGATCCGCAAAAAGACTCGGCCCAGTTAAAATGGCCGTGGGAGTCGCCGCGCCGTGGCGCCGGTACCACCCGCCCTTTTGGCGATTTTGACGCAGCTTTTGGTGGCTGGCAAATTGATGGTGAACCTTACACAACTAAAGACAAAACTGAATTTTTCTGGTTCCGCTCGCGTATGCTGGGTGGCCGTACCAATCACTGGGGTCGTATATCGTTACGTATGGGGCCAAAGGATTTCCAGGCAAAAGACGGCCTTACAGATGATTGGCCAATAACTTACGACGATGTAAAACCATACTACGATAAGGTTGACCGCATGATAGGTATTTACGGTACCAAAGAAGGCCTTGAAAACGAACCCGATGGTATTTACCTGCCCCCGCCAAAGCCAAGGCTTAATGAACTGTATATTGTAAAAGGGGCCAAAAAAGCCGGCGTTACCATTATCCCTGGCCGAGGTTCGGTTTTAACCGAAGCTTTGCCGGGTAATAAGGATCGTGGTGCTTGTTTCTTTTGCGGCCAGTGCGGCCGTAGCTGTAAAGTTTATGGCGATTTCTCGGCATCATCATGTTTGGTTATCCCGGCTGTTAAAACCGGCAACTTAAAAGTAATTACCAACGCAATGGTGCGCGAGGTGATAACCAATAGCGAAGGATTAGCCACAGGCGTATCGTACGTAAACCGCGAAGATTTGCAGGAGTACCAGGTAAACGCCAAAACAGTTATCCTTGGCGCCAGCGCGGGCGAATCGGCCCGTATCCTGCTTAATTCCAAATCGGCCCAGCATCCGGGTGGCTTGGCAAACAGCAGTGGTGTGGTTGGCCATTACCTGCATGATTCAACCGGTTCAAGTGCCGGCGGTTTCCTGCCCGAACTGATGGACCGCAAACGCTACAATGAAGATGGTGTGGGCAGTGTGCACATCTACTCGCCGTGGTGGCTTGATAATAAGAAACTTGATTTTCCGCGTGGCTACCACATCGAATATGGTGGCGGTATGCACATGCCATCATACGGCTTTGGCAGCGGCATCCAGAATATGAACGGGGCGGTACCGGGCCGCGATGGTAAAATGAAAGATGCGGGCGGCTATGGTGCATCGTTAAAAGACGATTACCGCCGTTTTTATGGTACCCAGTTTGGCATGGCCGGCCGTGGTACAGCTATTGCGCGTTACGATAACTATTGCGAGATTGACCCTAACGTAGTTGATAAATATGGTATCCCGGTATTGCGTTTCCATTACAAGTGGGCCGATGAAGAGATTAAGCAGGCCAAGCACATGCAGGAAACCTTCCAGGAAATTATGCATAATATGGGCGGCGCCATTTATGGCCCTCCTCAAGGCCCCGAAACCAATTATGGCCTGGAAGCACCAGGTAAAATTATACACGAAGTTGGAACCATCCGTATGGGTAACGATCCTAAAAAGTCGGCCCTGAATAAATGGTGCCAGGCGCATGATTGCAAAAACCTGTTTGTGGTTGATGCCGCGCCATTTGTACAACAAGGTGATAAAAACGCTACCTGGACAATCCTGGCCATGAGTATGCGTACTGCAGAATACATATTACAGCAACGAAAAGCACTAAACGTTTAA